The following proteins are co-located in the Roseovarius arcticus genome:
- the acpS gene encoding holo-ACP synthase: MILGIGTDLANIERIARTLERFGDRFRTRVFTDIEQRKAEARADTAGTYAKRWAAKEACSKALGTGLRMGIAWKDMAVSNLPTGQPVMQVTGWAAERLAEMTPPGHSAIIHVTLTDDHPWAQAFVVIEARPDITGGGAG; encoded by the coding sequence ATGATCCTTGGGATCGGCACCGATCTGGCCAACATTGAGCGGATCGCGCGAACGTTGGAGCGTTTCGGCGACCGTTTCCGCACACGCGTGTTCACGGATATCGAACAGCGCAAGGCCGAGGCGCGTGCCGATACCGCCGGCACCTATGCCAAGCGCTGGGCCGCCAAAGAGGCGTGTTCCAAGGCGCTGGGCACCGGACTGCGCATGGGTATCGCGTGGAAGGATATGGCCGTCAGCAATCTGCCCACTGGCCAGCCTGTCATGCAGGTTACTGGCTGGGCCGCCGAACGTCTGGCGGAAATGACTCCGCCGGGCCACAGTGCAATCATACACGTCACGCTCACCGACGACCACCCATGGGCGCAAGCCTTTGTCGTGATTGAGGCCCGGCCCGACATCACAGGCGGCGGCGCGGGTTGA
- a CDS encoding ABZJ_00895 family protein, protein MNYLRYTGVFLGIAVLSALVVLALNTWADAQLGSSGQLLAPAMIAALLEGRAFVREEGRAPNPSETWNFVLLATVLAIALNVTLSYAGSELIPAASAQSIAPVGTRAFWILLGVHALVYFLSNRFFLGLGVRNEETRRNGAGTQ, encoded by the coding sequence ATGAATTACCTGCGTTATACTGGCGTTTTTCTAGGCATCGCCGTCCTGTCGGCGCTTGTCGTGCTCGCGCTGAACACATGGGCGGATGCGCAGCTGGGCTCATCAGGACAGCTTCTGGCACCCGCAATGATTGCCGCGCTGCTTGAGGGCCGCGCGTTCGTTCGCGAGGAGGGCCGCGCGCCCAACCCGTCCGAGACATGGAACTTTGTCCTTTTGGCCACCGTGCTGGCCATCGCATTGAACGTCACGCTCAGCTATGCAGGCTCTGAGCTGATCCCTGCTGCGTCTGCACAGAGTATCGCACCGGTCGGCACGCGCGCCTTCTGGATACTGCTTGGCGTCCATGCATTGGTTTATTTTCTGTCGAACCGCTTCTTCCTGGGCCTTGGCGTGCGGAACGAGGAAACGCGGCGAAATGGCGCGGGCACCCAGTGA
- a CDS encoding pyridoxine 5'-phosphate synthase: MPDNSKLRLGVNIDHVATIRNARGGTVPDPVRAALLAEAAGANGITAHLREDRRHILDHDIDALMAALTVPLNFEMAATNEMAQIALRHKPHAVCIVPEKREERTTEGGLNVAGDENHLAHFIAPLHDAGCRVSIFIGADAAQIEAAARIGADIVELHTGAYCDSHAEGRFDARDSELASLREMATYAHSLGLEVHAGHGLTFDTVAPIAALPEVVELNIGHFLIGEAVFIGLGPAIAEMRRLMDAAR; the protein is encoded by the coding sequence ATGCCAGACAATTCCAAGCTGCGCCTCGGCGTAAATATCGACCACGTCGCGACCATCCGCAATGCACGCGGCGGCACTGTACCTGACCCCGTGCGCGCCGCCTTGCTGGCCGAGGCGGCAGGCGCCAACGGCATAACCGCGCATTTGCGCGAGGACCGCCGCCATATTCTGGACCATGACATCGACGCGTTAATGGCAGCGCTCACGGTCCCGCTGAATTTCGAGATGGCAGCGACCAATGAGATGGCACAGATAGCGCTGCGCCATAAACCTCACGCTGTGTGCATCGTGCCCGAGAAGCGCGAAGAGCGTACGACCGAGGGCGGATTGAACGTGGCGGGCGATGAGAACCACTTGGCCCATTTCATCGCGCCGCTCCACGATGCAGGTTGCCGGGTGTCAATTTTCATTGGCGCGGACGCGGCCCAGATTGAGGCAGCCGCCCGGATCGGAGCCGATATTGTCGAGCTGCACACTGGCGCCTACTGCGACAGTCACGCCGAGGGCCGATTTGACGCGCGCGATTCCGAACTGGCATCCTTGCGCGAGATGGCGACCTACGCCCATTCGCTGGGCCTTGAGGTCCACGCAGGCCACGGCCTGACCTTTGACACCGTCGCACCGATAGCTGCGCTGCCAGAGGTGGTCGAGTTGAACATCGGCCATTTCCTGATCGGCGAGGCGGTGTTTATAGGTCTTGGCCCTGCCATAGCCGAGATGCGCCGCCTGATGGATGCGGCCCGATGA
- a CDS encoding DUF2062 domain-containing protein gives MVFKRRDRRSVWRATAGFFWPKGGWTRAARYVQYRVTRLPDPPHRIARGIFAGVFVTFSPFFGLHFVLAASLSKIMRGNIVASLLATFVGNPLTFLAIAASSLQTGHFLLGRGGRLPDEVDRTLAEKFGGAAADLKHNFLAMFSPEQANWSKLIVFYHDVFQPYMIGGLVMGLIFGLVAYYVSLPVLMVYQKRRQAKLKAKWIALKQKAAIDDAKASHSASEG, from the coding sequence TTGGTCTTCAAGCGACGAGACAGAAGATCCGTCTGGAGGGCCACCGCAGGTTTCTTCTGGCCCAAGGGCGGATGGACGCGCGCGGCGCGGTACGTGCAATACCGCGTGACACGGCTGCCTGACCCGCCGCACCGGATCGCGCGAGGCATCTTTGCAGGTGTCTTTGTGACGTTCTCTCCCTTTTTCGGGCTTCACTTCGTATTGGCCGCCTCGCTTTCCAAGATTATGCGCGGCAATATCGTCGCCTCGCTGCTGGCGACCTTCGTGGGCAATCCGCTGACGTTTTTGGCGATCGCGGCCAGCTCGCTTCAGACCGGGCATTTCCTGCTAGGCAGGGGCGGGCGCTTGCCCGATGAGGTTGATCGCACCCTAGCCGAAAAATTCGGCGGCGCTGCGGCAGACCTCAAGCACAATTTTCTGGCAATGTTCAGCCCCGAACAGGCCAATTGGAGCAAGCTGATCGTGTTCTATCACGACGTGTTCCAACCCTACATGATTGGCGGCCTCGTCATGGGCCTGATCTTTGGGCTGGTCGCCTATTACGTCTCGCTGCCCGTCCTGATGGTTTACCAAAAGCGCCGACAGGCCAAGCTGAAGGCGAAATGGATCGCGTTGAAGCAAAAGGCCGCAATCGACGATGCCAAAGCGTCACACTCTGCCAGCGAGGGCTGA
- a CDS encoding RelA/SpoT family protein, translating to MITADDLIALVRTYNPRCDEDLLRRAYDYGQRMHEGQVRHSGEPYFTHPVAVAAILAQQRLGDASLITALLHDTIEDTRASYAAISETFGTEIADLVDGVTKLTNLQLSSSETKQAENFRKLLIAMSKDLRVILVKLADRLHNMRTIRAMRPDKQVQKARETMDIYAPLAGRMGMQWMREELEDLAFRVINPEARASIMRRFITLQRESGDVITRITADIRKELAKVGIEADVLGRAKKPYSIWRKMQEKDLAFSRLSDIYGFRIICASEADCYGILGAIHQRWRAVPGRFKDYISQPKSNGYRSIHTTVSGRDGKRVEVQIRTRQMHDVAESGVAAHWSYRDGVRVENPFAVDPTKWIDTLTDQLESGDDHADFLEAVKLEMYSDQVFCFTPKGDVIKLPRGATPIDFAYAIHTRIGNAVVGAKIDGMRVPLWTRIKNGQSVEVIIADGQTPQSTWLDVATTGKAKSAIRRSLREQDRGRYIKLGRELARAAFEHVGKRATDKALSAAARNLRLKGPESLLARLGSAELTARDVVSAVYPDLAPQGGEEVGRDRAVIGLDAGQRFKRASCCEPLPGERIVGITFRGQGVTVHAIDCDTLQAYETQPERWIDLAWHSGTHAADYTVSLNITMSNDAGVLGRICTLIGECNANISDLTFIDRKPDFYRILAEIEVRDAEQLHSVISVLDADSDVAQIERHRDTARATGKGVT from the coding sequence ATGATAACTGCCGATGACCTGATCGCGCTGGTCCGCACCTACAATCCGCGTTGCGACGAAGACCTGCTGCGCCGCGCTTATGACTATGGCCAGCGTATGCACGAGGGCCAGGTCCGCCATTCCGGCGAGCCCTATTTCACGCATCCCGTCGCCGTGGCCGCGATCCTTGCCCAGCAGCGGCTGGGGGACGCCAGCCTGATCACTGCGCTTTTGCACGACACGATTGAGGATACGCGCGCCTCCTATGCTGCGATTAGTGAGACGTTCGGCACCGAGATCGCCGATCTGGTCGACGGCGTGACCAAGCTGACCAATCTTCAGCTTAGCAGCAGTGAAACCAAGCAGGCTGAGAATTTTCGCAAGCTATTGATCGCTATGTCCAAGGACTTGCGAGTCATTTTGGTGAAGCTCGCTGACCGGCTGCACAACATGCGCACGATCAGGGCAATGCGTCCCGACAAGCAGGTGCAAAAAGCGCGCGAGACAATGGATATCTATGCGCCCCTCGCGGGCCGTATGGGCATGCAGTGGATGCGCGAAGAGCTAGAGGATCTGGCCTTTCGCGTGATCAACCCTGAAGCGCGCGCGTCGATCATGCGGCGCTTTATCACGCTGCAACGCGAATCGGGCGACGTGATTACACGCATCACAGCCGACATCCGCAAAGAGCTGGCAAAGGTCGGTATTGAGGCCGACGTGCTGGGCCGCGCGAAGAAGCCCTATTCTATCTGGCGAAAGATGCAGGAAAAGGACCTGGCCTTTTCACGCCTATCCGACATCTACGGATTTCGGATCATTTGCGCGTCTGAGGCTGACTGCTATGGCATTCTGGGCGCGATCCATCAGCGCTGGCGCGCTGTGCCGGGCCGGTTCAAAGACTACATCAGCCAGCCCAAATCAAACGGTTACCGTTCGATCCATACCACGGTATCGGGCCGCGACGGCAAGCGGGTGGAGGTGCAAATCCGCACCCGCCAGATGCACGACGTCGCCGAATCGGGCGTCGCAGCGCATTGGTCCTACCGCGACGGCGTGCGTGTCGAAAACCCATTTGCCGTCGATCCGACAAAGTGGATCGATACTCTGACAGACCAGCTTGAGTCGGGCGACGATCACGCCGACTTCCTTGAGGCGGTCAAGCTGGAGATGTATTCCGATCAGGTGTTCTGCTTCACGCCTAAAGGCGACGTGATCAAGCTACCCCGCGGCGCCACACCTATCGACTTTGCTTATGCGATCCACACGCGCATCGGCAATGCGGTGGTCGGCGCCAAGATCGATGGGATGCGCGTGCCACTCTGGACCCGGATCAAGAATGGCCAGTCGGTCGAGGTTATCATCGCCGATGGCCAAACGCCGCAATCTACGTGGCTGGACGTCGCCACTACCGGCAAGGCGAAATCGGCCATCCGCCGCTCCCTGCGCGAGCAGGATCGTGGCCGCTATATCAAGTTGGGCCGCGAATTGGCCCGTGCCGCGTTCGAGCATGTGGGCAAACGTGCGACCGACAAGGCGCTATCTGCGGCGGCGCGTAATCTTCGCTTGAAAGGCCCCGAATCGCTATTGGCGCGTCTTGGCAGCGCCGAGTTGACAGCGCGCGACGTGGTGAGCGCCGTCTATCCCGACCTCGCCCCGCAGGGCGGCGAGGAGGTGGGCCGCGACCGCGCCGTTATCGGCCTTGATGCAGGCCAGCGGTTCAAACGCGCGAGTTGTTGCGAGCCGCTTCCGGGCGAGCGGATCGTTGGCATTACCTTTCGCGGACAGGGCGTCACCGTCCACGCCATCGACTGCGACACGTTGCAAGCATACGAGACGCAGCCCGAGCGATGGATCGATCTTGCGTGGCATTCGGGCACCCATGCGGCAGACTACACGGTGTCTCTGAATATCACCATGAGCAACGACGCAGGGGTGCTGGGCCGCATTTGCACCTTGATCGGAGAGTGTAACGCAAATATCTCCGACCTGACGTTCATTGACCGGAAGCCGGATTTTTACCGCATTCTGGCCGAAATCGAAGTACGAGACGCCGAGCAGTTGCATAGCGTCATCAGCGTGCTGGACGCCGATAGCGACGTTGCCCAGATCGAGCGTCACCGCGATACCGCCCGTGCCACCGGCAAGGGCGTAACCTGA
- the rpoZ gene encoding DNA-directed RNA polymerase subunit omega, translating to MARVTTEDCVDKVPNRFDLVLLASHRAREISSGAPLTVDRDNDKNPVVALREIAEETQSADDLRERMIESNQTEIEVDEPEEDSMALLMGGEADKPADDDMSEERLLRELMKAQGQG from the coding sequence ATGGCCCGCGTAACGACCGAAGACTGCGTCGACAAGGTTCCCAACCGTTTCGATCTGGTGCTGCTCGCCTCTCACCGCGCGCGCGAAATCTCCTCAGGGGCGCCGCTGACGGTGGACCGCGACAATGACAAAAATCCCGTCGTCGCCCTGCGCGAAATCGCAGAAGAGACGCAAAGCGCGGACGATCTGCGCGAGCGTATGATCGAGTCGAACCAGACCGAAATTGAGGTCGACGAGCCCGAAGAGGACTCGATGGCGCTGCTCATGGGCGGCGAGGCTGATAAACCGGCCGATGACGACATGTCCGAAGAGCGCCTTTTGCGCGAGCTGATGAAGGCACAAGGTCAAGGCTAA
- the folK gene encoding 2-amino-4-hydroxy-6-hydroxymethyldihydropteridine diphosphokinase, with protein MRTIDNYLIALGGNLPSEAGSAAQTLSASLKAVADAGATIHAFSPFYTTPCFPVGAGPDYVNAAANIGLDAAPDEMMALLHRVEALFGRTRVRRWGRRTLDLDLLACGAQVLPDATGYDEWRNLPLSAQMERAPDQLILPHPRLHERAFVLVPLADVAPDWQHPVLGRTVREMVADLPQADVRAVQRLA; from the coding sequence GTGAGGACAATTGACAATTATCTCATTGCTTTGGGCGGAAATTTGCCGTCCGAGGCGGGCTCTGCCGCTCAAACGCTGAGTGCTTCCTTGAAGGCTGTGGCCGATGCGGGGGCCACTATCCACGCATTCAGCCCGTTTTACACCACGCCCTGTTTTCCTGTCGGCGCGGGTCCCGACTATGTAAATGCTGCCGCGAACATCGGTCTTGATGCCGCGCCGGATGAGATGATGGCGCTGCTGCACCGCGTCGAGGCTTTGTTTGGCCGAACGCGGGTGCGTCGCTGGGGCCGCCGGACATTGGATCTGGACCTGCTGGCATGCGGGGCGCAGGTGCTGCCGGACGCGACTGGCTACGATGAGTGGCGCAACCTGCCGCTGAGCGCGCAGATGGAGCGCGCGCCCGATCAATTGATCCTCCCGCACCCGCGTCTGCACGAACGAGCCTTTGTTCTGGTGCCGCTGGCGGATGTCGCGCCGGACTGGCAGCACCCGGTACTGGGGCGCACTGTGCGCGAAATGGTCGCCGATTTGCCGCAGGCTGATGTGCGCGCCGTCCAGCGTTTAGCATAA
- a CDS encoding NYN domain-containing protein, with protein MFYKDERLALFIDGSNLYAAGKALGFDIDYKLLRTEFMRRGKLLRAFYYTALLENDEYSPIRPLVDWLNYNGFSMVTKPAKEYTDSQGRRKVKGNMDIELAVDAMELAPRVDHIVLFSGDGDFRPLVESLQRQGVRVSVVSTIRSQPPMISDDLRRQADNFIELADLKDVIGRPVREHVPDRKADYETQD; from the coding sequence ATGTTCTATAAGGACGAGAGATTAGCTCTCTTTATTGATGGATCAAATCTATATGCTGCGGGCAAGGCTCTTGGCTTTGATATTGATTACAAACTACTGCGCACCGAATTCATGCGCCGTGGTAAGCTGCTTCGTGCGTTCTACTATACCGCCCTGCTGGAGAATGACGAATATTCGCCCATTCGCCCGCTGGTTGATTGGCTAAATTACAACGGATTTTCCATGGTCACAAAACCGGCCAAGGAATACACGGACAGCCAAGGCCGCCGCAAGGTGAAGGGCAATATGGATATCGAGTTGGCCGTCGACGCGATGGAACTCGCACCGCGCGTCGATCACATTGTCCTGTTCTCTGGCGATGGAGACTTCCGGCCCTTGGTCGAATCATTGCAGCGCCAAGGCGTGCGCGTGTCGGTGGTGTCGACTATCCGCAGCCAGCCGCCGATGATTTCGGACGATCTGCGCCGCCAGGCCGACAATTTCATCGAACTTGCCGATCTCAAAGACGTCATTGGCCGTCCGGTGCGCGAGCATGTGCCAGACCGCAAAGCCGACTACGAGACGCAAGACTGA
- a CDS encoding TIGR03364 family FAD-dependent oxidoreductase, producing the protein MTYDLAVVGGGILGLAHAWQGARAGLRVAVFERGTVANGASVRNFGMLAIVAQRPGPELDSARATLDAWREVAAGAGLTLRQAGCLFVARQPEEMAVLAECSVGADAHGQDFTLLDGAGVHESAAGLNAGALGGLYSPDAWKVDQRGALAAITAWLAREFGVTFHFGAEVCEAADGRIVTADSKWRAEHIVICGGDDFARLHPNAWRETSVTTCRLQMLRTAPQPADWRLGPFVLGGLSLARYSAFADCASLPALKTHQAAHQADALAHGVHIIAAQEADGSVTLGDSHHYGAGAAPDYPAQVDDLIMNALDQVLTLPDRRIAERWVGNYAYMPGHSSLRLTPAPGVTAVTVTNGQGMTHSFQLAKETIQTITGWAVQSCVS; encoded by the coding sequence ATGACATACGATCTGGCGGTTGTGGGCGGCGGTATTCTGGGCCTCGCACATGCGTGGCAGGGCGCGCGGGCCGGTTTGCGCGTCGCCGTGTTCGAGCGCGGCACCGTGGCAAATGGCGCATCGGTGCGCAATTTCGGGATGCTGGCCATTGTGGCGCAGCGGCCCGGGCCGGAGCTGGACAGTGCACGCGCCACGCTGGATGCATGGCGCGAAGTGGCGGCGGGCGCAGGGTTGACCCTTAGGCAGGCGGGTTGCCTTTTTGTCGCGCGCCAGCCCGAAGAGATGGCGGTGCTGGCTGAATGTTCCGTTGGGGCGGACGCGCATGGGCAAGATTTTACGCTGCTGGACGGGGCAGGGGTTCATGAAAGTGCGGCTGGTCTGAACGCCGGCGCGCTGGGCGGGCTTTATAGCCCTGACGCTTGGAAAGTGGATCAACGAGGCGCGCTGGCCGCAATAACGGCTTGGCTGGCGCGAGAGTTTGGCGTCACGTTCCACTTTGGCGCCGAGGTCTGCGAGGCGGCGGATGGGCGGATTGTGACTGCAGATAGCAAATGGCGTGCTGAACATATCGTGATCTGCGGCGGCGACGACTTTGCGCGCCTGCATCCGAACGCATGGCGGGAAACCAGCGTTACCACCTGCCGTTTGCAGATGTTACGTACGGCGCCGCAACCGGCGGATTGGCGGCTGGGCCCTTTCGTGCTGGGTGGTCTGAGTCTCGCGCGGTATAGCGCATTTGCGGATTGCGCCAGTTTGCCTGCACTGAAAACGCATCAGGCCGCGCACCAAGCGGATGCGCTGGCCCACGGCGTTCATATCATAGCCGCCCAAGAGGCAGATGGCAGTGTCACTTTGGGCGATTCGCACCATTATGGTGCGGGCGCGGCACCGGACTATCCGGCACAAGTGGATGATCTGATTATGAACGCACTCGATCAGGTCCTGACCCTGCCAGATCGCCGGATCGCGGAGCGCTGGGTAGGCAATTATGCCTATATGCCGGGCCATTCCTCACTGCGCCTCACCCCCGCACCGGGCGTCACTGCAGTAACCGTCACAAACGGACAGGGAATGACGCACAGCTTTCAGTTGGCCAAAGAGACCATTCAGACCATCACCGGCTGGGCAGTTCAGTCTTGCGTCTCGTAG
- the ispH gene encoding 4-hydroxy-3-methylbut-2-enyl diphosphate reductase, with amino-acid sequence MTNPPLTLYLAAPRGFCAGVDRAIKIVEMALTKWGAPVYVRHEIVHNKYVVDDLRAKGAVFVEELDECPTDRPVIFSAHGVPKAVPQEADRRQMIYVDATCPLVSKVHIEAERHHEAGLQIIMIGHDGHPETIGTMGQLPPGAVLLVETEADVAALDVRDADALAYVTQTTLSVDDTIGIVAALNERFPAIKGPHKEDICYATTNRQAAVKAMAAECEAMLVVGAPNSSNSRRLVEVGARAGCGYAQLVQRAADIDWRAIKGVRTIGVTAGASAPEVLVNEVIEALQSRYDVTIKQVETAVENVEFKVPRVLRSPA; translated from the coding sequence ATGACAAATCCACCCCTCACCCTTTATCTCGCGGCGCCGCGCGGCTTTTGCGCGGGCGTCGACCGCGCGATCAAGATTGTCGAGATGGCGCTGACCAAATGGGGCGCGCCCGTCTATGTGCGCCACGAGATCGTTCACAATAAATACGTCGTCGATGATCTACGCGCCAAGGGCGCGGTTTTCGTTGAGGAATTGGACGAGTGCCCAACTGATCGCCCGGTCATCTTTTCGGCCCACGGCGTGCCCAAAGCCGTGCCGCAAGAGGCGGACCGCCGCCAAATGATCTATGTCGACGCCACCTGCCCGCTGGTGTCGAAGGTCCATATCGAGGCCGAGCGTCACCATGAGGCGGGTCTTCAAATTATCATGATCGGCCATGACGGCCATCCTGAGACAATCGGCACAATGGGCCAGCTGCCCCCCGGCGCCGTCCTGCTTGTCGAAACTGAGGCAGACGTGGCCGCGCTGGACGTGCGCGATGCGGATGCGCTGGCTTACGTCACGCAAACGACCCTCAGCGTGGACGATACCATCGGGATCGTCGCGGCCCTGAATGAGCGATTCCCGGCCATCAAAGGCCCGCACAAAGAGGATATCTGCTACGCCACCACCAACCGGCAGGCGGCGGTCAAGGCGATGGCAGCCGAATGCGAGGCGATGCTGGTCGTCGGCGCGCCAAACTCCAGCAACTCGCGCCGTCTGGTCGAGGTGGGCGCGCGCGCCGGGTGCGGCTATGCCCAGTTGGTCCAGCGCGCCGCCGATATCGACTGGCGCGCGATCAAGGGTGTTCGAACCATCGGCGTAACGGCAGGCGCGTCGGCCCCCGAGGTACTGGTGAACGAGGTGATTGAGGCGCTTCAGTCGCGCTATGACGTCACCATCAAGCAGGTCGAAACAGCCGTCGAAAACGTCGAATTCAAGGTGCCCCGCGTGCTGAGGTCGCCCGCATGA
- a CDS encoding DUF3429 domain-containing protein has product MTRIPRSAMILGLAGLIPFIWGAITVLQPPLADWTIRAIGPRFAGPYVMLFYGAIILAFMSGVLWGFATKLEGAQAAAGYTLAVIPALWAFFTTGGGPSSAGISLMAGFIGLLGLDWLFWRYGVAPEWWMHLRILLTAVVLACLAVGVFA; this is encoded by the coding sequence ATGACCCGCATACCCCGCTCTGCCATGATCCTCGGCCTCGCCGGGCTCATCCCCTTCATCTGGGGCGCGATCACTGTGTTGCAGCCCCCCCTCGCTGATTGGACGATCCGCGCAATTGGCCCGCGTTTTGCCGGGCCTTACGTCATGCTGTTCTACGGCGCGATCATCCTCGCGTTCATGTCTGGCGTCCTTTGGGGATTCGCGACCAAGCTGGAGGGCGCGCAGGCAGCCGCCGGGTACACCCTGGCAGTTATCCCGGCGCTCTGGGCGTTTTTTACCACCGGGGGCGGGCCGTCAAGTGCGGGCATCTCGTTGATGGCCGGTTTCATCGGCCTGCTGGGCCTCGACTGGCTTTTCTGGCGTTACGGCGTCGCGCCAGAGTGGTGGATGCACCTGCGCATATTGCTGACGGCGGTTGTGCTGGCCTGCCTCGCCGTGGGGGTATTTGCATGA
- a CDS encoding class I SAM-dependent DNA methyltransferase: MSSDAETLAVYSAKARDYADLTVDLEGDKHLAAFIQAVPTGARVLDLGCGPGRAAGQMAAKGLAVDATDAVAEMVAMAGARPGVTAWQATFDDISGDAIYDGIWANFSLLHAPRGDMPRHLAALRRALKPGGLFHIGVKTGTGEARDSIGRLYTFYSEDELRSLLSAAGLAPHASWTGRDIGLSGEASDWVVVHAHG, encoded by the coding sequence ATGAGCAGCGACGCCGAAACCCTTGCCGTTTATAGCGCAAAGGCACGGGATTATGCCGACCTGACCGTGGATTTGGAAGGTGACAAGCATCTCGCCGCCTTCATCCAAGCGGTGCCCACCGGCGCACGCGTTCTTGACCTCGGATGCGGTCCGGGCCGGGCAGCAGGCCAAATGGCGGCCAAAGGCCTTGCGGTCGACGCCACTGACGCTGTCGCCGAAATGGTTGCGATGGCCGGTGCGCGACCTGGCGTTACCGCATGGCAGGCAACGTTTGACGATATCTCTGGGGATGCGATCTACGATGGCATCTGGGCCAATTTCAGCCTGCTGCATGCCCCGCGCGGCGACATGCCACGCCACCTCGCGGCCCTGCGACGCGCATTGAAACCCGGCGGCCTATTTCACATCGGCGTCAAAACCGGCACTGGCGAGGCGCGCGACAGCATCGGCCGCCTCTATACATTCTACAGTGAGGACGAATTGCGCAGCCTGTTGTCTGCCGCCGGCCTCGCACCACATGCTAGCTGGACGGGCCGCGACATCGGCCTCTCGGGCGAGGCGTCCGACTGGGTCGTGGTGCACGCCCATGGCTAA
- the rnhA gene encoding ribonuclease HI, which yields MAKLFAYTDGACSGNPGPGGWGALLRAMDGGQIVKERCLSGGEANTTNNRMELLAAINALEALAKPSTLTIITDSQYVKNGVTGWIHGWKRNGWRTSAKKPVKNVELWQRLDEAQARHDVTWEWVKGHAGHPENERADELAREGMAPFKKAPAR from the coding sequence ATGGCTAAGCTCTTTGCCTATACTGACGGTGCCTGCTCGGGCAATCCCGGCCCCGGCGGTTGGGGCGCGCTTTTGCGCGCGATGGACGGCGGCCAAATCGTCAAGGAACGCTGCCTAAGCGGCGGGGAGGCAAATACCACCAACAACCGGATGGAGCTGCTGGCGGCTATCAATGCGCTGGAAGCGTTGGCGAAGCCTTCGACCCTGACCATCATCACCGATAGCCAATACGTCAAAAATGGCGTCACCGGCTGGATCCATGGATGGAAGCGCAACGGCTGGAGAACCTCCGCCAAAAAGCCCGTAAAGAACGTCGAGCTTTGGCAGCGGCTGGATGAGGCCCAAGCCCGCCATGACGTGACTTGGGAGTGGGTCAAGGGCCACGCAGGCCACCCCGAAAACGAGCGCGCGGACGAGCTTGCCCGCGAGGGGATGGCCCCGTTCAAGAAAGCGCCCGCCAGATGA
- a CDS encoding trimeric intracellular cation channel family protein: protein MSAPVLLDYASVLIFALTGALVASRAQLDIVGFAFVACLTAVGGGTLRDVLLDRNPIFWMGDPTYILIASTAAALIFFTAHLVESRYRWLLWLDAFALAVAVPAGVSVAMLMSQPAPIVVLMGMVTGCMGGLMRDVVIGEVPLVLKQGELYVSAAFAGALAAVLLAQVWADPLIVLGGCGAVTWALRAGSLSLGWSLPVYKTRPPRK from the coding sequence ATGAGCGCGCCTGTCTTGCTTGATTATGCTTCGGTCTTGATTTTCGCGCTCACGGGTGCGCTGGTAGCCAGCCGCGCGCAGCTCGATATCGTCGGCTTTGCCTTTGTCGCATGCCTCACGGCGGTGGGCGGCGGAACCCTGCGCGACGTGCTGCTTGACCGCAATCCAATCTTTTGGATGGGTGATCCGACCTACATCCTTATCGCGTCAACAGCGGCTGCGCTCATTTTCTTCACTGCACATCTGGTCGAAAGCCGCTATCGCTGGCTGCTCTGGCTCGACGCTTTCGCACTCGCCGTCGCGGTCCCGGCGGGCGTGTCTGTCGCGATGCTAATGTCGCAGCCAGCGCCGATTGTCGTGCTGATGGGTATGGTCACTGGCTGCATGGGCGGTCTGATGCGCGATGTGGTCATCGGCGAGGTGCCGCTGGTGCTGAAACAGGGGGAACTATACGTCAGCGCCGCCTTCGCAGGGGCGCTTGCCGCTGTGCTGCTCGCACAGGTCTGGGCCGATCCACTGATCGTGCTTGGCGGTTGCGGCGCCGTTACATGGGCCCTCCGCGCCGGATCGCTCAGCCTTGGCTGGTCCCTGCCCGTCTACAAGACGCGCCCACCTCGCAAATAG